The following coding sequences are from one Bradyrhizobium sp. 200 window:
- a CDS encoding acetyl/propionyl/methylcrotonyl-CoA carboxylase subunit alpha — MDRSKLYRRFRTLLIANRGEIACRVIRSARAMGLRTVAVYSEADRDAMHVAMADEAVLLGPARARDSYLNIERVIEAARTTGAEAVHPGYGFLSENAEFAQACLNAGLVFVGPTAEMMTAMGSKSGSKALMEKAGVPLVPGYHGEAQDEATLSKAADRIGFPVLVKASAGGGGRGMRAVNSAGDLAAAIVSAKREAKAAFGDDRMLIEKFVQNPRHIEVQIIGDSHGNLLSLWERECTLQRRHQKVIEEAPSPTLDAKQRETVCAAARKAAAAVNYVGAGTIEFVSDGKEVFFIEMNTRLQVEHPVTELITGVDLVEWQLRVAFGEKLPLAQDEIKLNGHAIEARVYAENPQKNFMPSVGRIKTWRTPDAVDGLRIDAGYRDGDAVSPYYDAMLAKVIAWAPTRQAAIERLNRGLEETDVRGIVTNIPFLSALVTHPHVRANSIDTGFIERELKKLTEASSALGDLELCAAVAAIVNDEQKAARREAHSPWQTFGWMPVGQRQRVFSFRQGQGAETKVTLRYGNGPSTVSIGKHQFAFATSPADGGGFDLTIDGVKSRVTAVIEGHELYVRTRNGRFDLHWVDPFGGETEEQVGEDKIVAPLPGTVVALLAEEGAMLEKGAAILTLEVMKMEQTLRAPFAGVLKKIKCKVGDIVGEGVELAEVEPAAS; from the coding sequence ATGGACCGCTCGAAACTCTACCGGCGTTTTCGTACGCTTCTGATCGCCAACCGCGGCGAGATCGCCTGCCGCGTCATCCGCTCCGCCCGCGCCATGGGGCTGCGCACCGTCGCCGTTTATTCGGAGGCCGACCGCGACGCCATGCATGTCGCGATGGCCGATGAGGCCGTGCTGCTCGGACCGGCGCGGGCGCGCGACAGCTATCTCAACATCGAGCGCGTCATCGAAGCTGCGCGGACGACGGGCGCCGAGGCCGTGCATCCTGGCTACGGCTTTCTGTCTGAAAATGCCGAGTTCGCCCAGGCCTGCCTGAATGCCGGGCTGGTCTTCGTCGGCCCCACCGCCGAGATGATGACCGCGATGGGCTCCAAGTCGGGCTCGAAGGCGCTGATGGAAAAAGCCGGCGTGCCGCTGGTGCCCGGCTATCACGGCGAGGCCCAGGACGAGGCGACGCTTTCGAAGGCTGCCGACAGGATCGGCTTCCCCGTGCTGGTAAAGGCGTCCGCCGGCGGCGGCGGGCGCGGCATGCGCGCGGTCAATTCGGCCGGCGACCTTGCGGCGGCGATCGTCAGCGCCAAGCGCGAGGCCAAGGCGGCGTTCGGCGACGACCGCATGCTGATCGAAAAATTCGTGCAAAACCCCCGGCATATCGAGGTGCAGATCATCGGCGACAGCCACGGCAATCTGCTCTCGCTCTGGGAGCGCGAATGCACGCTGCAGCGGCGGCACCAGAAGGTGATCGAGGAGGCGCCGTCACCGACGCTGGACGCCAAGCAACGCGAAACCGTCTGCGCCGCCGCGCGCAAGGCGGCTGCCGCCGTGAACTATGTCGGTGCCGGCACCATCGAATTCGTCTCCGACGGCAAGGAGGTGTTCTTCATCGAGATGAATACCCGCCTGCAGGTCGAGCACCCCGTGACCGAGCTGATTACCGGTGTCGATCTGGTGGAGTGGCAGTTGCGCGTGGCGTTCGGCGAGAAGCTGCCGCTGGCGCAGGACGAGATCAAGCTGAACGGTCACGCCATCGAGGCGCGGGTCTACGCCGAAAATCCGCAGAAGAATTTCATGCCTTCGGTGGGCCGGATCAAGACGTGGCGCACGCCTGATGCCGTTGACGGCCTGCGGATAGACGCCGGCTATCGCGATGGCGATGCGGTGTCGCCGTACTACGACGCCATGCTGGCAAAGGTGATCGCCTGGGCGCCGACGCGGCAGGCCGCAATCGAGCGGCTCAACCGCGGACTGGAAGAGACCGACGTCCGCGGCATCGTCACCAACATCCCGTTCCTGTCGGCGCTGGTGACGCATCCGCACGTGCGCGCCAACAGCATCGATACCGGCTTCATCGAACGCGAATTGAAGAAGCTGACGGAAGCCTCAAGCGCGCTCGGCGATCTCGAGCTTTGCGCTGCGGTGGCCGCCATCGTCAACGACGAACAGAAGGCAGCGCGCCGGGAAGCGCATTCGCCATGGCAGACGTTCGGCTGGATGCCGGTCGGACAACGTCAGCGGGTATTCTCGTTCCGTCAGGGGCAGGGCGCCGAAACCAAGGTGACGCTGCGATATGGCAATGGGCCATCGACAGTATCGATCGGCAAACACCAGTTCGCTTTCGCAACATCGCCTGCGGATGGCGGCGGTTTCGACCTGACGATCGACGGCGTGAAATCGCGCGTGACCGCCGTGATTGAGGGGCATGAGCTTTATGTGCGCACCCGCAACGGTCGCTTCGACCTGCATTGGGTCGATCCATTCGGCGGCGAGACCGAGGAACAGGTGGGTGAGGACAAGATCGTGGCGCCGCTGCCGGGCACGGTCGTTGCGCTGCTGGCCGAGGAAGGCGCAATGCTGGAAAAGGGCGCGGCGATCCTGACCCTCGAAGTCATGAAGATGGAGCAGACGCTGCGCGCCCCCTTTGCGGGCGTGTTGAAGAAGATCAAGTGCAAGGTCGGCGACATCGTCGGCGAAGGCGTCGAACTTGCCGAAGTCGAGCCTGCCGCGTCATGA
- a CDS encoding CAP domain-containing protein, whose amino-acid sequence MVRIQLPRPTISMTCSVFFGLNLPSGSELGKGRGTVVTGRKTVILARQALLLGLTLCFAIAVLSRTAAANPAQMISDFRLKHGEKRVTLDATLTRIAHDQAQAMAAKDQLDHDVLGRFNSRVSPAGAGRAAENIAYGYDGFPKTLDQWINSSGHRKNLLLPGATRVGVASVKSAKTGRMYWAMVIAGDYERKAPKSSPKSSPKDSRQASAAKPKLRAAETCRLKILSICF is encoded by the coding sequence TTGGTTCGAATCCAGCTGCCCCGACCAACAATTTCAATGACTTGCAGCGTCTTTTTTGGATTAAATCTTCCCAGCGGGTCCGAATTGGGCAAGGGCAGGGGAACAGTTGTGACCGGTAGGAAGACAGTCATTCTGGCGCGGCAGGCTCTTCTGCTGGGGCTGACGCTTTGTTTTGCCATTGCAGTCCTGAGCCGGACCGCCGCGGCCAATCCCGCGCAGATGATTTCTGACTTTCGGCTAAAGCACGGGGAGAAGCGGGTAACCCTGGACGCGACCCTTACGCGGATTGCACACGACCAAGCCCAGGCGATGGCCGCAAAGGACCAACTGGATCACGATGTCCTCGGCCGATTCAATTCGCGTGTCAGCCCGGCGGGCGCCGGCCGAGCCGCAGAGAACATTGCGTATGGCTACGACGGTTTCCCCAAAACCCTCGACCAGTGGATCAATTCGTCAGGCCACCGAAAAAACCTCCTGCTGCCCGGCGCCACGCGCGTCGGTGTCGCCAGCGTAAAAAGCGCGAAGACCGGTCGCATGTATTGGGCCATGGTGATCGCAGGCGATTATGAGCGTAAGGCGCCGAAGAGTTCGCCAAAGAGTTCGCCGAAGGATTCAAGGCAGGCCAGCGCTGCAAAGCCCAAATTGCGCGCGGCTGAGACCTGCCGACTGAAGATTCTCAGCATCTGCTTCTAG
- a CDS encoding TetR/AcrR family transcriptional regulator — MARTIGSHGPKTMEAIRKAGLRLIFEHGYAAMSLRQLAAEVGIQSGSLYNHISTKQELLFELIRDHINELLRQLDRALQGKQRPVDKLRAFVAFHVTYHMTKKREVFIANSELRSLEPKNYEEIVALRGAYERRLAEILSEGVAEGEFEVVDIQVATFAILALLTGLTTWYRPGGRLTREAIVAAHEKLVLSSVAPGATPDPARTKRAPSPDITAPGRLERR; from the coding sequence ATGGCGCGCACGATCGGTTCTCACGGCCCGAAGACGATGGAGGCAATCCGCAAAGCCGGGCTGCGTCTGATCTTCGAGCACGGTTACGCGGCCATGAGCCTGCGCCAACTCGCCGCCGAAGTCGGAATCCAGTCGGGATCGCTCTACAACCACATCAGCACCAAGCAGGAACTGCTGTTCGAGCTGATACGCGACCACATCAACGAACTGCTTCGCCAGCTCGATCGCGCCTTGCAGGGCAAACAGCGGCCGGTCGACAAGCTTCGCGCCTTCGTTGCTTTCCACGTCACCTATCATATGACGAAAAAGCGCGAGGTCTTCATCGCCAATTCCGAGCTGCGAAGTCTGGAGCCGAAGAATTACGAAGAGATCGTGGCGCTGCGCGGCGCCTATGAGCGGCGGCTGGCGGAAATTCTCAGCGAGGGCGTCGCCGAAGGCGAATTCGAAGTCGTCGACATCCAGGTCGCGACATTTGCGATCCTGGCCCTGCTGACCGGCCTCACCACATGGTACCGCCCCGGCGGGCGGCTCACCAGGGAGGCCATCGTCGCCGCTCACGAAAAGCTGGTGCTATCAAGTGTCGCCCCCGGCGCGACACCTGACCCGGCCCGAACCAAACGCGCGCCCTCCCCTGATATCACAGCGCCCGGCAGGTTGGAGCGCCGATGA
- a CDS encoding ETC complex I subunit, which produces MTARIFKPAKNAMQSGRATAREWQLDYEPEQPRAVEPLMGWTSSGDMKQQLTIHFDTKEDAVAYCERKGIAYQVIEPKDSVRRPVAYADNFAFKRVEPWTH; this is translated from the coding sequence ATGACCGCACGCATTTTTAAGCCCGCCAAAAACGCGATGCAATCGGGCAGGGCCACGGCCCGGGAATGGCAGCTCGATTACGAGCCGGAGCAGCCCCGGGCGGTCGAGCCCCTGATGGGCTGGACATCGTCGGGCGACATGAAGCAGCAGCTCACCATCCACTTCGATACCAAGGAAGATGCGGTCGCCTATTGCGAGCGCAAGGGCATTGCCTACCAGGTGATCGAGCCCAAGGATTCGGTGCGCCGGCCGGTCGCCTACGCCGACAATTTCGCCTTCAAGCGCGTCGAACCCTGGACCCATTAG
- a CDS encoding Lrp/AsnC family transcriptional regulator, with the protein MPMTERHPLDDIDLKILAELQRDGRIRNNELAERVGLSEPPCRRRVRVLRERGYVSAIRATLDETLLGYDVISFVLIQLQSQAQAPLQAFEKSIAAVPLVLQSWRISGDADYLLKCVARNVEGMHQQLLQFSAMPEVRNIRTFPVLGVAKDAPLPISSDPSASGPE; encoded by the coding sequence ATGCCTATGACGGAACGCCACCCCCTCGACGACATCGACCTGAAGATACTGGCCGAGCTGCAGCGGGACGGACGTATCCGCAACAACGAACTGGCTGAGCGGGTCGGCCTTTCGGAGCCTCCGTGCCGGCGGCGGGTTCGCGTCCTGCGCGAGCGCGGCTATGTCAGCGCCATCAGGGCCACGCTGGATGAAACGTTGCTTGGCTACGACGTCATTTCCTTTGTCCTGATCCAGTTGCAGAGCCAGGCCCAGGCGCCGCTGCAGGCGTTCGAAAAATCGATCGCGGCGGTGCCGCTCGTCCTGCAGTCCTGGCGGATTTCGGGCGACGCCGACTATCTGCTCAAATGCGTGGCGCGAAACGTCGAGGGCATGCACCAGCAGCTTCTGCAGTTTTCCGCGATGCCTGAAGTGCGCAACATCAGAACCTTCCCGGTGCTGGGCGTCGCAAAGGACGCGCCACTGCCGATATCGAGCGATCCGTCGGCATCCGGCCCGGAATAA
- a CDS encoding carbamoyltransferase C-terminal domain-containing protein produces the protein MPKKHTYVLGLNTYDHDVSACLLRDGVIAFAIAKERITRAKHASGFYKEVIDYCLEAEGITLDDVDLVVRNCYIMPVQEMEERLVYFDAPGFLPEFERGDAAKHPLYLSRQDKVVTISHHLAHAYSAFAVSPFEDGVVMIVDGVGSYRSDVMEAFPASDTATPLARESESYYKFSGTNLECLKKVWMEPDRGFLSDEFYNMPGLGALYSRASTYIFGDWNKCGELMGLAPYGRREQVKHLLEMNDGKLHVPHWTADFKQPFVFDGSNWEKSPAMRHWEDLAWRTQDDTENVLLARARWLRETTGAKNLCMAGGVALNCVANGRVAREAGFENVWIQPAAGDDGIAIGCAYYGWLEILKQRRSFVMDHSYVGRRYSNQEAAKELQKFLVRIQVEAKRSDNVCRDTAKLLADQKVIGWFQDRSEFGPRALGNRSLIADPRKPEMKDILNSRVKHRQAFRPFAPIVLAERMKEVFEGEEDSPFMLIAKPVRPEWRDKIPAIVHVDGTARVQTVREQTNPMLYRLLKEFEALTGVPVLINTSFNIKGEPIVETPQDAVNCFLTTGVDHLVMHDTIVSKNAMHKVVAPVLNVYADVRTLVASTAQPA, from the coding sequence ATGCCCAAAAAACACACTTATGTCCTCGGCCTGAACACCTATGACCACGATGTCAGCGCCTGCCTGTTGCGCGATGGCGTCATCGCCTTTGCGATCGCCAAGGAGCGGATCACGCGGGCCAAGCACGCGTCAGGCTTCTACAAGGAAGTGATCGACTACTGCCTCGAGGCTGAAGGCATTACGCTCGACGACGTCGATCTGGTCGTGCGCAATTGCTACATCATGCCGGTCCAGGAAATGGAGGAGCGGCTGGTCTATTTCGACGCGCCGGGTTTTCTTCCGGAGTTCGAGCGAGGCGACGCGGCCAAGCACCCGCTGTATCTGTCGCGTCAGGACAAGGTGGTCACGATCTCCCATCACCTCGCGCACGCCTACAGCGCATTCGCGGTGTCGCCATTCGAGGATGGCGTCGTGATGATCGTCGATGGCGTCGGCAGCTACCGCTCCGACGTCATGGAAGCTTTTCCTGCCAGCGACACGGCGACGCCGCTCGCGCGTGAGTCGGAGAGTTACTACAAGTTCAGTGGCACGAACCTCGAATGCCTGAAAAAGGTCTGGATGGAGCCGGACCGCGGCTTCCTCAGCGACGAATTCTACAACATGCCCGGGCTCGGTGCGCTCTACAGCCGCGCCTCGACCTATATCTTCGGCGACTGGAACAAGTGCGGCGAGCTGATGGGGCTGGCGCCCTATGGCCGCCGCGAGCAGGTCAAGCATCTGCTCGAAATGAACGACGGCAAGCTGCACGTGCCGCACTGGACCGCCGACTTCAAGCAGCCTTTTGTGTTCGATGGCAGCAATTGGGAAAAGAGCCCCGCGATGCGGCACTGGGAGGATCTGGCCTGGCGCACGCAGGACGACACCGAAAACGTGCTGCTCGCGCGTGCCCGCTGGCTACGCGAAACCACCGGCGCGAAGAACCTCTGCATGGCCGGCGGTGTCGCGCTCAATTGCGTCGCGAACGGGCGGGTCGCCCGCGAGGCTGGATTCGAGAATGTCTGGATTCAGCCCGCGGCCGGCGATGACGGCATCGCGATCGGCTGTGCCTATTACGGCTGGCTCGAAATCCTGAAGCAGCGCCGCTCCTTTGTGATGGATCATTCCTATGTCGGCAGGCGCTACAGCAATCAGGAGGCCGCGAAGGAGTTGCAGAAGTTTCTGGTGCGGATCCAGGTCGAGGCGAAGCGCAGCGACAATGTCTGCCGCGACACCGCCAAGCTGCTCGCCGATCAGAAGGTGATCGGCTGGTTTCAGGACCGCTCGGAATTCGGACCGCGCGCGCTCGGCAACCGCAGCCTGATCGCAGATCCGCGCAAGCCCGAGATGAAGGACATCCTCAACAGCCGCGTCAAGCACCGGCAGGCGTTCCGCCCCTTCGCGCCGATCGTGCTGGCCGAGCGCATGAAGGAAGTCTTCGAAGGCGAGGAGGACTCGCCCTTCATGCTGATCGCGAAACCAGTTCGCCCCGAGTGGCGAGACAAGATTCCGGCGATCGTGCATGTCGACGGCACCGCGCGCGTGCAGACCGTGCGCGAACAAACCAATCCGATGCTCTATCGCCTGCTGAAGGAGTTCGAGGCGCTGACCGGCGTTCCCGTGCTGATCAACACCTCATTCAACATCAAGGGCGAGCCCATTGTTGAAACCCCGCAGGACGCCGTGAACTGCTTTCTGACCACGGGCGTCGATCATCTGGTCATGCACGACACGATCGTCTCGAAGAATGCGATGCACAAGGTGGTCGCGCCGGTACTCAACGTCTACGCCGACGTGCGGACGCTGGTGGCATCGACCGCGCAGCCGGCCTGA
- a CDS encoding carboxyl transferase domain-containing protein: MLLHSTIDPKSPEFARNADVMRGLVAELREKLKVVSGGGGETSRKRHTSRGKMLARERVDLLVDPGTAFLELSPLAAHGLYGGDVHSASVITGVGRISGRECIIVANDATIKGGTYYPMTVKKHLRAQDIARQNNLPCVYMVDSGGAFLPMQDEIFPDERHFGRIFYNQAQMSSLGIPQIAIVMGSCTAGGAYVPAMSDESIIVRNQGTIFLGGPPLVKAATGEVVTAEELGGADVHSRQSGVTDHYAQNDAHAIGIARRIVATLRPPTRAVLNMREPREPLFPAEEIYGVVSADGRKPFDVHDIIARVVDGSEFDEFKKLYGTTLICGFAHIWGYPVGIIANNGILFSESSLKGAHFIELCCQRNIPLVFLQNITGFMVGKKYEAGGIARDGAKLVTAVATAGVPKFTVVIGGSYGAGNYGMSGRAYSPRFLWMWPNARISVMGGEQASMVLSQVRRDNIEAKGESWSAEEEDKFRSPIRAQYESQGNPYYATARLWDDGVIDPADTRLVLGLGISAAANAPIEPTKFGLFRM, from the coding sequence ATGCTGCTTCATTCCACCATCGATCCCAAATCCCCTGAGTTTGCCCGCAACGCCGACGTGATGCGCGGCCTGGTGGCGGAGCTTCGCGAGAAGCTCAAGGTCGTCTCCGGCGGGGGCGGCGAGACCTCCCGCAAGCGGCATACCTCGCGCGGCAAGATGCTGGCGCGCGAGCGCGTCGACCTGCTGGTCGATCCCGGCACCGCCTTTCTCGAATTGTCGCCGCTCGCCGCCCATGGGCTTTATGGCGGCGACGTCCATTCCGCCAGCGTCATCACGGGCGTTGGGCGTATCTCGGGCCGCGAATGCATCATCGTCGCCAACGACGCCACCATCAAGGGTGGCACCTATTATCCGATGACCGTGAAGAAGCATCTGCGGGCGCAGGACATCGCGCGGCAGAACAATCTGCCCTGCGTCTACATGGTCGATTCCGGCGGCGCCTTCCTGCCGATGCAGGACGAAATATTCCCGGATGAGCGGCATTTCGGCCGCATCTTCTATAACCAGGCGCAGATGTCCTCGCTTGGTATTCCGCAGATCGCCATCGTAATGGGCTCCTGTACCGCCGGCGGCGCCTATGTGCCGGCCATGTCGGACGAGAGCATCATCGTGCGCAACCAGGGCACCATCTTCCTCGGTGGGCCGCCGCTGGTGAAGGCTGCTACCGGCGAGGTGGTGACGGCGGAAGAACTCGGCGGCGCGGACGTGCATTCGCGGCAATCCGGCGTCACCGATCATTATGCGCAGAACGATGCGCACGCGATCGGGATCGCCCGGCGCATCGTCGCCACGCTGAGGCCGCCGACGCGCGCTGTGCTGAACATGCGCGAGCCGCGGGAGCCGCTGTTTCCCGCCGAGGAAATCTACGGCGTGGTCTCCGCCGACGGCAGAAAACCGTTCGACGTGCACGACATCATCGCGCGTGTGGTCGACGGCTCCGAGTTCGACGAATTCAAAAAACTCTATGGTACGACGCTGATCTGCGGCTTCGCCCATATCTGGGGCTATCCGGTCGGCATCATCGCCAATAACGGCATCCTGTTCAGCGAGAGTTCGCTGAAGGGCGCGCACTTCATCGAACTGTGCTGCCAGCGCAATATTCCGCTGGTGTTCCTGCAGAACATCACCGGCTTCATGGTCGGCAAGAAATACGAGGCCGGCGGCATCGCGCGCGACGGCGCCAAGCTGGTGACGGCGGTGGCGACCGCGGGCGTGCCGAAATTCACCGTCGTGATCGGCGGCTCCTATGGCGCCGGCAATTACGGCATGAGCGGCCGCGCCTACTCTCCGCGTTTCCTGTGGATGTGGCCTAACGCGCGCATCTCGGTGATGGGCGGCGAGCAGGCCTCCATGGTGCTGAGCCAGGTCCGCCGCGACAATATCGAAGCCAAGGGCGAGAGCTGGTCGGCCGAGGAAGAGGACAAGTTCCGCAGCCCCATTCGTGCGCAGTATGAAAGCCAGGGCAATCCTTACTACGCCACGGCGCGGCTGTGGGATGATGGCGTGATCGATCCCGCCGACACAAGGCTGGTGCTGGGCCTTGGTATATCAGCCGCGGCCAATGCGCCGATCGAACCGACGAAATTCGGCCTGTTCAGGATGTGA
- a CDS encoding isovaleryl-CoA dehydrogenase yields the protein MASNRALLLNFDLGETADAIRETVHAFSQNEIAPRAAEIDRSNQFPRDLWPKIGSLGLHGITVEEEYGGTGLGYLEHCIAVEEMSRASAAVGLSYGAHSNLCVNQIRRNGNEAQKRKYLPKLISGEHVGSLAMSEPGAGSDVVSMKTRADKKGDRFVLNGNKMWITNGPVADTLVVYAKTNPEAGPRGMTAFIIEKGMKGFSTAQKLDKLGMRGSDTCELVFEDCEVPEENVLSEVGRGVNVLMSGLDYERAVLAAGPIGIMQACMDVVLPYVHERKQFGEPIGTFQLVQGKIADMYTTMNASRAYVYAVAKACDRGETTREDAAGAILYAAEKATQCALDAIQLLGGNGYINDYPTGRLLRDAKLYEIGAGTSEIRRMLIGRELFEKTA from the coding sequence ATGGCCTCAAACCGGGCGCTGCTTCTCAACTTCGATCTCGGCGAGACCGCGGATGCGATACGCGAGACGGTGCATGCGTTTTCGCAGAACGAGATCGCTCCGCGCGCCGCCGAAATCGACCGCAGCAATCAATTCCCCAGGGATCTCTGGCCCAAAATAGGATCGCTCGGCCTGCACGGCATCACGGTCGAGGAGGAGTATGGCGGGACTGGGCTGGGCTATCTCGAGCACTGCATCGCGGTAGAGGAGATGTCGCGCGCGTCGGCCGCCGTCGGGCTGTCCTACGGGGCGCATTCCAACCTCTGCGTCAACCAGATCCGCCGCAACGGCAACGAGGCGCAGAAGCGCAAATATCTGCCGAAACTGATTTCCGGCGAGCATGTCGGCTCGCTCGCGATGTCCGAACCCGGTGCCGGCTCCGACGTGGTCTCGATGAAGACCCGCGCCGACAAGAAGGGCGACCGTTTTGTGCTCAACGGCAACAAGATGTGGATCACCAACGGGCCGGTCGCCGACACGCTGGTGGTCTATGCCAAGACCAATCCCGAAGCCGGTCCGCGCGGCATGACCGCCTTCATCATCGAAAAGGGCATGAAGGGGTTTTCGACCGCGCAGAAACTTGACAAGCTCGGCATGCGCGGCTCCGACACCTGCGAACTGGTGTTCGAGGATTGCGAGGTGCCGGAAGAGAACGTGCTCAGCGAGGTCGGCCGCGGCGTCAACGTGCTGATGTCCGGCCTCGACTATGAGCGCGCGGTGCTGGCGGCGGGGCCGATCGGCATCATGCAGGCCTGCATGGACGTGGTGCTGCCTTACGTGCACGAGCGCAAGCAGTTCGGCGAGCCGATCGGCACCTTCCAGTTGGTGCAGGGCAAGATCGCCGACATGTACACCACGATGAACGCCTCGCGTGCCTATGTCTATGCGGTGGCGAAAGCCTGCGACCGCGGCGAGACCACGCGCGAGGACGCGGCCGGTGCGATTCTCTACGCCGCCGAGAAGGCGACGCAATGCGCGCTCGACGCCATCCAGTTGCTCGGCGGCAACGGCTACATCAACGACTACCCGACCGGCCGCCTGCTGCGCGACGCCAAACTCTACGAGATCGGTGCCGGCACCAGCGAAATCCGCCGCATGCTGATCGGCCGGGAACTGTTTGAAAAGACCGCTTAA
- a CDS encoding OpgC domain-containing protein, protein MKINATLPEKGRDLRLDLFRGVANWAIYLDHIPDNVVNWITTRNYGFSDAADLFVFISGYTASFVYARMMLERGFIVGATRLTKRVWQLYVAHIILFVIYIASISYLALRFGDSQLVNDFNVAGLIDNATETLRQGLFLKFKPVNLDVLPLYIVLMGLFPPVLWIMLRQPNWTMLAAIALWLVSRQTGWNLPAYPQGTWYFNPFAWQVLFVFGAWCALGGARKNLHIINSPITLYFCIAYMILALVMTMAGKFPTFGDMFPQWLYSMFNPNDKTNLAPYRFLHFVVIVILVIRFVPKDWPGLEWKIFDPLIVCGQQSLAVFCVGVFLSFVGHFELSLSSGSLFAQIFVSVTGIAIMTIVAYYISWSKRQDKPLKPPAPKAA, encoded by the coding sequence ATGAAAATCAACGCCACCCTGCCAGAAAAAGGACGCGACCTCCGGCTCGACCTGTTTCGCGGGGTCGCGAACTGGGCGATCTATCTGGACCACATTCCGGATAATGTCGTGAACTGGATCACCACCCGCAATTACGGCTTTAGCGACGCCGCCGACCTGTTCGTCTTCATTTCCGGCTATACCGCCTCTTTCGTTTACGCCCGGATGATGCTGGAACGCGGCTTCATCGTCGGCGCCACGCGGCTGACCAAGCGGGTTTGGCAGCTCTATGTCGCCCACATCATCCTGTTCGTGATCTATATCGCCTCGATCAGCTATCTCGCCTTGCGTTTTGGCGATTCCCAGCTCGTCAACGACTTCAACGTCGCCGGCCTGATCGATAACGCGACCGAAACGCTGCGGCAGGGACTGTTCCTGAAGTTCAAGCCGGTCAACCTCGACGTGCTGCCGCTCTACATCGTGCTGATGGGCCTGTTCCCGCCGGTGCTGTGGATCATGCTGCGCCAGCCCAACTGGACCATGCTGGCGGCGATCGCGTTGTGGCTGGTGTCGCGGCAGACCGGTTGGAACCTGCCCGCCTACCCGCAGGGAACCTGGTACTTCAATCCGTTCGCCTGGCAGGTGCTGTTCGTGTTCGGCGCATGGTGCGCGCTCGGCGGCGCCCGCAAGAATCTCCACATCATCAACTCGCCGATCACGCTGTATTTCTGCATCGCTTACATGATCCTGGCGCTTGTCATGACCATGGCCGGCAAGTTTCCGACGTTCGGCGACATGTTCCCGCAGTGGCTGTATTCGATGTTCAACCCGAACGACAAGACCAACCTCGCGCCCTATCGCTTCCTGCACTTCGTTGTGATCGTGATCCTGGTGATCCGCTTCGTGCCGAAGGATTGGCCGGGCCTGGAATGGAAGATCTTCGATCCGCTGATCGTTTGCGGCCAGCAATCACTGGCGGTGTTCTGCGTCGGCGTTTTCCTGTCGTTCGTCGGACATTTCGAACTGTCGCTGAGCTCGGGCTCGCTGTTCGCGCAGATCTTCGTCAGCGTGACCGGCATCGCGATCATGACCATCGTCGCCTACTACATTTCCTGGTCGAAGCGGCAGGACAAGCCGCTCAAGCCGCCGGCGCCGAAAGCCGCCTGA
- a CDS encoding cyclase family protein, with protein MARKLIDISVPLQNDVPADPPGNHPTIQYIDHQQGLPRMLQFFDGLKAEDLPDGQGWAVEQVQLSTHNGTHLDAPWHFHPTMNRGERSWTIDEVPLEWCFQPGVKLDFRHLPDGYVATAKDVEAELKRIGHTLSPLEIVVVNTSAGVKYGRQDYVTSGCGMGYEATMYLLERGVRLTGIDGWSWDAPFVYTAKKYAETKDASLIWEGHKAGRHIGYCHIEKLHNLEQLPSTGFMVSCFPVKIERASAGWTRAVAILDG; from the coding sequence ATGGCGCGCAAATTGATCGATATCTCCGTTCCCCTGCAAAACGACGTGCCGGCCGATCCGCCCGGCAATCACCCGACCATCCAGTATATCGATCACCAGCAGGGCCTGCCGCGGATGCTGCAGTTCTTCGACGGACTGAAGGCGGAAGATCTGCCTGACGGGCAGGGCTGGGCGGTCGAGCAGGTGCAGCTCTCCACCCATAACGGCACGCATCTGGATGCTCCCTGGCACTTCCATCCCACCATGAATCGCGGCGAGCGCTCCTGGACCATCGACGAGGTGCCGCTGGAATGGTGTTTTCAGCCGGGCGTGAAGCTCGACTTCCGGCATCTTCCGGACGGCTATGTCGCCACCGCCAAGGATGTCGAAGCGGAACTGAAGCGCATCGGGCATACGCTGTCGCCGCTGGAGATCGTCGTGGTCAACACCAGCGCCGGCGTCAAATACGGCCGGCAGGATTACGTCACCTCCGGCTGCGGCATGGGCTACGAGGCGACGATGTATCTGTTGGAGCGCGGCGTGCGCCTGACCGGCATCGACGGCTGGAGCTGGGATGCGCCGTTCGTCTACACGGCAAAGAAATATGCCGAGACCAAAGACGCCAGCCTGATCTGGGAAGGCCACAAGGCCGGCCGCCATATCGGCTATTGCCACATCGAGAAGCTGCACAATCTCGAGCAACTGCCGTCGACCGGATTCATGGTGTCGTGCTTCCCGGTAAAGATCGAGCGGGCATCCGCTGGCTGGACCCGGGCGGTCGCCATTCTCGACGGCTGA